A portion of the Phycodurus eques isolate BA_2022a chromosome 3, UOR_Pequ_1.1, whole genome shotgun sequence genome contains these proteins:
- the ido1 gene encoding indoleamine 2,3-dioxygenase 1 has translation MAAYIDSTAPFSLDVYHVSEELGFILPEPLHELPPYYQPWMDIAQRVPELVLAHELRAHINKMPLLSIKFLQRHRELRLAHLALGVMTMGYVWQEGENNTVEMLPHTLAVPYWELSQRLGLPPILTHADAVLANWRKKDPEGHLDIENLELVVSIPGGESVRGFFIVTLMVERAAIPALRSIPKVINGVRCGDTKAVAKALEDISQSIDGMAESLRLMQVHVDPSVFYGIMRIFLSGWKDNPCMPNGLVYEGVQTEPMEYSGGSAAQSSLLHCFDELLGVKHAAKSGAFLTCMRNYMLPGHKQLIGDISLQPSLRTFVQQQESEQLTEAFQECVTKLLALRSYHITVVTHFITIPAAKARQLRKQSRDEEAGMISKAPATLEERGTGGTDIMSFLKTVRNQTRDTLLPKTSKEMKHKS, from the exons ATGGCTGCTTATATAGACTCCACAGCTCCTTTCTCTCTGGACGTGTACCATGTCTCTGAGGAACTGGGGTTCATTCTACCAGAGCCTCTG CACGAACTTCCACCTTACTACCAACCATGGATGGACATTGCCCAGCGAGTCCCAGAGCTTGTTCTTGCACATGAGTTGCGAGCTCATATTAACAAG ATGCCTCTACTGAGCATCAAGTTCCTGCAGAGGCATAGGGAACTGCGACTGGCCCACCTGGCTCTCGGCGTCATGACCATGGGATATGTTTGGCAGGAGGGTGAGAACAACACTGTAGAg ATGCTGCCGCACACTCTGGCTGTTCCATACTGGGAGCTGTCCCAACGCTTAGGACTTCCTCCAATTCTCACCCATGCTGATGCGGTGCTGGCGAACTGGCGGAAGAAGGATCCAGAGGG GCATTTAGACATAGA GAACTTGGAACTGGTGGTCAGTATCCCTGGCGGTGAAAGTGTGCGGGGCTTCTTCATTGTCACTCTAATGGTGGAGCGAGCAGCAATTCCTGCTCTGAGG AGCATTCCTAAAGTGATTAATGGTGTGAGATGTGGGGATACTAAAGCTGTGGCCAAAGCCCTAGAAGACATCAGCCAATCTATAGACGGCATGGCAGAGTCCCTCAGACTAATGCAAG TGCATGTGGATCCATCTGTCTTCTACGGCATCATGAGGATATTCTTGTCTGG GTGGAAAGACAACCCATGTATGCCAAATGGTCTGGTTTATGAAGGTGTCCAGACAGAACCAATGGAGTATTCCGGAGGCAGTGCTGCACAAAGCAGCCTGTTGCATTGCTTTGATGAACTTCTGGGAGTTAAACATGCAGCCAAAAGTG GTGCCTTTCTAACATGCATGAGGAACTACATGTTACCTGGTCACAAGCAACTCATCGGGGACATCTCATTGCAACCCTCCCTGAGGACTTTTGTGCAGCAGCAGGAGAGTGAGCAGCTAACCGAGGCCTTTCAGGAATGTGTCACCAAACTGTTGGCTTTGCGCAGCTATCATATCACCGTCGTTACTCACTTCATCACAATCCCCGCCGCTAAAGCCCGCCAACTACGGAAACAGAGCAGGGATGAAGAGGCGGGGATGATCAGCAAGGCCCCTGCTACGCTGGAGGAACGGGGTACAGGTGGCACTGACATCATGAGCTTCTTAAAGACTGTGAGGAATCAAACAAGAGACACCCTGCTGCCCAAGACAAGCAAAGAGATGAAACACAAAAGCTGA